One genomic region from Enoplosus armatus isolate fEnoArm2 chromosome 17, fEnoArm2.hap1, whole genome shotgun sequence encodes:
- the elfn1a gene encoding protein ELFN1 — MTLREAPMACSSGMVMSALFWSVAIVYLTHIGRVSGDCWLIEGEKGFVWLAICSQNQPPYEAIPQHINSTIVDLRLNENKIKSIQYSALSRFANLTYLNLTKNEISYIEDGAFSAQFNLQVLQMGFNKLRNLTEGILRGLGKLQYLYLQANLIETVTPNAFWECPNIENIDLSMNRIQQLDGSTFTSLTKLTTCELYTNPFNCSCELLGFVKWLSVFPNRTNERMVCDSPPGVSGYSLLSQNPNNPTYRNALHMLTTVCTDDYVTPFIPMPTEPTTPPPDSTLCGLEDCPSGTEPEDVTISTTYSEVEVNPLMKLKQVSNTAATITVQIPHPYKKMYILVLYNNSFFTDIQNLKDIKEDIELKNLKPHTNYTYCVASIRNSLRHNHTCLTVKTGPWNGKDKDVNNATATHYIMTILGCLFSMVIFLGVVYYCLRRKRQQDEKHKKAGSLKKNIMELKYGQELEGGTISRMSQKQLLAGESMARMPYLPSAGEMEQYKFQEISDTPKMMKGNYMEVRSVDHHERRECDMGMAGNSQGSVAEISTIAKEVDKVNQIINNCIDALKSESTSFQGGKSGAVSTAEPQLVLISEHPQSKSGLLSPVYKDSYHHSLQRHRNSDVSPKRPSTATGGPMRSPRPYRSESKYIEKTSPTGETLLTVTPAAAILRAEAEKIRQYSDHRHSYPDAQIEELEGPDSHKSSMLEPLTHSRSRDLAYSQLPSQYHNLSYSSSPEYYCKPSHSIWERFKLHRKRHKDDEYMAAGHALRKKVQFAKDEDLHDILDYWKGVSAQHKS; from the coding sequence ATGACTCTCAGAGAAGCACCAATGGCCTGCAGCTCAGGCATGGTGATGAGTGCCTTGTTTTGGTCTGTAGCCATTGTATATTTGACTCATATTGGCAGAGTCAGTGGAGACTGCTGGTTAATTGAGGGTGAAAAGGGCTTTGTATGGCTTGCGATTTGTAGCCAAAACCAACCACCTTATGAGGCCATCCCACAGCATATCAACAGCACCATTGTGGACCTTcgtctgaatgaaaacaaaatcaaaagtatCCAATATTCTGCCCTTAGTCGCTTTGCCAACTTGACCTACCTGAACCTGACCAAGAATGAAATCTCCTACATAGAAGATGGCGCCTTTTCTGCTCAGTTTAACttacaagtacttcaaatggGCTTCAACAAGTTGCGAAACCTGACAGAGGGGATCCTCAGGGGTTTAGGAAAGCTGCAGTACCTCTACCTCCAGGCAAACCTTATTGAGACTGTGACACCCAATGCCTTTTGGGAATGCCCCAACATTGAGAACATTGACCTCTCCATGAACCGAATCCAGCAGTTAGATGGGTCCACGTTTACCAGTTTGACAAAACTGACCACCTGCGAGTTGTACACCAACCCTTTCAACTGCTCGTGTGAATTACTTGGTTTTGTCAAATGGCTCTCAGTTTTCCCTAACAGGACGAATGAGCGGATGGTCTGTGACTCCCCACCTGGCGTCTCTGGTTATAGTTTATTGAGCCAGAATCCTAACAATCCAACATATCGAAATGCGCTTCACATGCTCACCACTGTGTGTACTGATGACTACGTGACACCATTTATTCCTATGCCCACTGAGCCCACGACACCTCCACCGGACTCAACACTTTGTGGGCTGGAAGACTGTCCATCAGGCACAGAACCAGAAGACGTTACTATCAGTACAACCTACAGTGAGGTAGAAGTAAACCCCCTGATGAAACTGAAGCAAGTATCGAATACAGCCGCCACCATCACTGTTCAGATTCCTCATCCCTACAAGAAGATGTACATCCTGGTTCTGTACAACAACAGCTTTTTCACAGATATTCAAAACCTGAAAGATATAAAGGAGGACATTGAACTAAAAAACCTTAAACCCCACACTAACTACACATACTGTGTCGCTTCGATACGTAATTCTCTTAGACACAACCACACTTGTCTGACAGTCAAAACTGGCCCTTGGAATGGAAAGGATaaagatgtaaacaatgcaactGCTACTCACTATATTATGACAATTTTAGGCTGCCTCTTTAGCATGGTCATTTTTCTAGGTGTAGTCTACTACTGCTTGCGAAGAAAGCGTCAGCAAgatgaaaagcacaaaaaagcAGGTAGCctgaagaaaaatataatgGAACTCAAATATGGACAAGAACTGGAGGGAGGGACTATTTCTCGAATGTCACAGAAGCAGCTGTTGGCCGGGGAGAGCATGGCACGTATGCCGTACTTACCATCTGCAGGTGAAATGGAGCAATACAAATTTCAAGAGATAAGTGATACTCCTAAAATGATGAAAGGCAATTACATGGAGGTGAGAAGTGTGGACCACCATGAACGAAGGGAGTGTGACATGGGAATGGCTGGAAATAGCCAGGGGTCAGTGGCAGAGATTTCCACCATTGCAAAAGAGGTGGATAAAGTCAATCAGATAATTAACAACTGTATAGATGCTCTAAAGTCTGAATCCACCTCTTTTCAAGGGGGGAAATCTGGAgcagtgtccactgcagagccCCAGCTCGTACTAATATCAGAACACCCACAGAGTAAATCTGGCCTTCTGTCCCCAGTGTATAAAGACAGCTACCACCACTCTCTGCAGAGGCATCGGAACTCTGATGTCTCGCCAAAGAGGCCCAGCACTGCTACAGGAGGGCCCATGCGAAGCCCCAGGCCTTATCGCTCTGAATCCAAGTACATAGAGAAAACCTCCCCAACAGGAGAGACCCTCCTCACTGTAACACCTGCTGCAGCCATCCTGAGGGCTGAGGCAGAGAAGATCCGCCAGTACAGTGACCACCGGCACTCATATCCCGATGCTCAGATAGAGGAGCTTGAAGGACCTGACAGTCACAAGTCCTCCATGTTGGAGCCCCTTACTCACTCCCGCTCCAGAGACTTAGCATATTCCCAGCTGCCATCTCAGTATCACAATTTAAGCTACTCCTCCAGTCCCGAATACTACTGCAAACCTTCACACAGCATCTGGGAGCGATTCAAACTGCACCGGAAACGGCACAAAGATGACGAGTACATGGCTGCAGGCCATGCGCTTCGTAAGAAAGTCCAGTTTGCAAAGGATGAGGACCTGCATGATATTTTAGACTACTGGAAAGGTGTATCAGCCCAACATAAATCATAA